GGAGGAGTCCACGCCGTGAAGCGGTATGACGTCGCCGTGGTGGGCGGAGGACCCGCGGGGCTGGCGGTGGCCATCACCACCACGCTGCGTGGGCTGAACACCGTGGTGCTGGAGCGCGGCACCGCGCCGGTGGACAAGGCCTGTGGCGAAGGGCTGCTGCCTCCCGGCATGGCGGTGCTGGAGCGGTTGGGCGTCCTGCCTCTGCTGGATGACCAGGGCAGCCATCCCTTCGTGGGCATCCGCTACGTCCAGGAAGATGGCAGCACGGCGGAGGGCCTGTTCCCAGGCAAGGGCGCGCTGGGCGTGCGGCGCGTGGCGCTGGCCACGGCGCTGGTGTCGCGAGCGCGCACGGTGGGCGTGGAGTTGCGCGAGCGCACGCAGGTGCTGTCCCACCAGCGGGATGGCAATGGCGTGGTGCTGCAGACGGCCGAAGGCCCGGTGGAGGCCGCCATGCTGGTGGCCGCGGACGGGCTGGCTTCACCGCTGCGCCGCGCGGAAGGTCTGGAGGTGGAGCCGACGGGACCGCGCCGTTTCGGCCTGCGACGACACTTCCAGGTCGCGCCGTGGACGCCCTATGTGGAGATCCACTTCGCGCATGGCGTGGAGGCCTACGTGACGCCCACGGGCGCGCGGCGCGTGGGCCTGGCCTTCCTCTGGGAGGACGGCATGGCGGAAGGGCGGGTGAGCTTCGAGACGCTGCTGGCCCGCTTCCCCAAACTATCGGAGCGGCTCGCGGGCTCGGAGTCGGACTCCCAGCCCCGCGGCGCGGGACCGCTGGCTCGGGTGTCCCGAACGCGCATCGCCGACCGCTTCGCGCTGGTGGGAGACGCGGCGGGCTACGTGGACGCCATCACCGGAGAGGGCCTGTCGTTGGCCTTCGTGTGCGCGGAGTCGCTGGGGAACCTGCTACCGGAGGCGCTCGTCCAGGGCGCCACGCGCGAAGCGCTGATGCCCTACGAGCAGTGTTTCCAGCGGGTCTTCCGCAAGTACTCCCGGTCGACAGGCGCGCTGCTCATGCTGGCGCGACGGCCCTGGCTTCGCCGTCCCGTGGTGCGGCTGCTGGGGAAGACGCCCTGGCTGTTCGAGCGCATCCTGCACGCCGTCGTGACGTGAGCGCGGGGGCGGAGGGGCGCGGAGGCGTTGGCGTTCTCCTCCGCCCGTCGCCGGAGCGTGACACCCGCTGTGCGGTGGCGTCCCCAGAAGTGTGTTGCCGGTTGCCGGACGGGCGCAAACCCGGTCCACTGTCACGCCGAGACATGGACGTCGAGCCCGGGCCGCGCGGGCGTCTTCCCAGTCCTGTCTGGAGGGAGCACCGCACCCATGTCCCTGGACCGTTCTTCCCGGCCCATGACGAAACTCCTGTCGCTGGTGCTGCTGCTGCTGTCGGCACCGTGGCTTGGGGGCTGCCTCTTCGCGGGCCCCCGTCACCAGGGCCCGGTGACGGAGCACTTCGACGGTGAGCACTTCCAGAACCTGGAGCCCATCAAGCGCCTGAGTCCGGACGAGGTCTTCAAGGCGCTGCGCAAGGGGCCTCGCGGCCCGTGGCGGGACTACGAGGAGTTCGCTCCAGGCAAGCCGCCTCCGGAGCGCGTGGGGCCGGGACAGCTCCGGGTGACGTTCATCAACCACGCCACCGTGCTCGTCCAGGCGGACGGGCTCAACATGCTGACGGACCCCATCTATTCGGACCGTCCGAGCCCGGTGTCCTTCATCGGTCCCAAGCGCGTGCGGCCTCCGGGCATCCGTTTCGAGGACCTGCCGCCCATCGACGTGGTGGTGGTGAGTCACAACCACTACGACCACATGGACTTGCCGACGCTGCGGCGCCTGGAGGAGGCGCACCATCCGCGCTTCATCGTGGGTCTGGGCAACAAGGCGCTGCTGGACGGCGAGGGCTTCCGGCACGTGGTGGAGCTGGACTGGTGGAAGTCCACGGAGGTGGCGCCGGGCCGCACGGTGACGGCGGTGCCGGCGCAGCACCGTTCCAACCGCGGGCTCACCGACAGCGCGGCGACGCTCTGGGCGGGCTACGTCCTCGCCACGTCCGGCGGGCCGGTGTTCTTCGCCGGCGACACGGGCTTCGGTCCCCACTTCGCGATGATGGCCGAGCGCTTCGGTCCCATGCGGCTGTCGGTGCTGCCCATTGGTGCCTACCGGCCCACTGCCTTCCGTCCGGTCCACATGGGGCCGGTGGAAGCCCTCCAGGCGCACAAGGTGCTGCGCTCGGCCACGTCGGTGGCCATGCACTACGGCACCTTCGCGCTCGCGCTGGATGGGCAGGACGAGGCGAAGTACCACCTGCTGTGGCTGCTGGCGCGCGAGCCCGTCCGGCCGCGCTTCTGGGCCCTGGGCTTCGGCGAGGGCCGCGACGTGCCCGCGCTGGACTGAGTCAGCGGTTGAAGGGGGCCTCCTGAATCCAGTTGAAGCCCCGGTTGAGCAAGAGGAACTTGGACTCATCCACCCGCGTGAGGCGGACCTCGATGGCGGCCTCCTGGAGCGTGCCCTGGAGGACGAGTTGGTTCGCGTCCGAGCGTGTGTAGGCGAGCACGAACTTCTTCGCGGTGTCGTCCTGGCCCTCGATGAGGGTGAGCGTCTTCTTCGGTGCGTCCTCCTCCAAACCGTAGGACTTCACGGTGTCGTCCATGCGCTTGATGTTCATCCGGCCGAAGCGGCTGACGTTCACCACCTTCCACCGCCGGGCGTCTCCGGACGTGGCATCCAGGCGCTGCCCGTCCTGGGTGAAGGAATCGACCGTGTAGTAGCCGTAGAACGGGGGACGCGGCGCGGAGTCCCCGTACTTGCGGATGAACTCCAGCCGTGAGCTCCCAAACCCGTAGGCGATGCCGCCCACCACCAGGACCTTCATCACGAGCCCGGCGCCACTCAGCCAGCGCGAAGGTGGGAACGGCGGCTGGAGCGGGCGAGGCTGCGTGGCGCGGTTGAGCACCAGCACGTCGAGCAGCCGCCGGGCATCGGGCAGCACCAGGAACAGCGACATCAGCAGCAGGTGGGACGAATAGAGTTTGACGGGGACGTCGTAGAAGAAGTTGAGCGCCACCACGTTGACCATGACGCCCGCGACGACGAGCGCGCCCAGCGTCGTCGTGCGCCGGAAGAGCAGCAGGCAGCCGCCCAGGAACTCCGCGCCGCCCGTGAAGACATTGTAGCCCGTCGAGTAGCCCATGAAGTTCCACAGCAGCCCCATGGGAGAGAAGTCCCCCAGCGGCTGGGCCAGCCGATCCGGGCTGGGGAAGGGGAACTGGGACTTGAAGAGCTTGGCCAACCCGTAGGACAGCATGCTCATCGCGAGCACGTACCGGACGTTCGCGTGCAGCACGTCGTGGGCCTTCACGTACTCGGTGCGGCGCCGGTCGACGACGGACCAGACGCCCGTCACCGCCACGGCGGCGACGAAGTTCA
This genomic stretch from Myxococcus virescens harbors:
- a CDS encoding NAD(P)/FAD-dependent oxidoreductase, which produces MKRYDVAVVGGGPAGLAVAITTTLRGLNTVVLERGTAPVDKACGEGLLPPGMAVLERLGVLPLLDDQGSHPFVGIRYVQEDGSTAEGLFPGKGALGVRRVALATALVSRARTVGVELRERTQVLSHQRDGNGVVLQTAEGPVEAAMLVAADGLASPLRRAEGLEVEPTGPRRFGLRRHFQVAPWTPYVEIHFAHGVEAYVTPTGARRVGLAFLWEDGMAEGRVSFETLLARFPKLSERLAGSESDSQPRGAGPLARVSRTRIADRFALVGDAAGYVDAITGEGLSLAFVCAESLGNLLPEALVQGATREALMPYEQCFQRVFRKYSRSTGALLMLARRPWLRRPVVRLLGKTPWLFERILHAVVT
- a CDS encoding MBL fold metallo-hydrolase, producing MTKLLSLVLLLLSAPWLGGCLFAGPRHQGPVTEHFDGEHFQNLEPIKRLSPDEVFKALRKGPRGPWRDYEEFAPGKPPPERVGPGQLRVTFINHATVLVQADGLNMLTDPIYSDRPSPVSFIGPKRVRPPGIRFEDLPPIDVVVVSHNHYDHMDLPTLRRLEEAHHPRFIVGLGNKALLDGEGFRHVVELDWWKSTEVAPGRTVTAVPAQHRSNRGLTDSAATLWAGYVLATSGGPVFFAGDTGFGPHFAMMAERFGPMRLSVLPIGAYRPTAFRPVHMGPVEALQAHKVLRSATSVAMHYGTFALALDGQDEAKYHLLWLLAREPVRPRFWALGFGEGRDVPALD
- a CDS encoding DoxX family membrane protein, which produces MSPVPGPLPAASEASVAPAAPEAWSLARRLAFRFAFAYLAIYFFPFPLDLIPVLGEFIHAFQDGLWKAAVPWVGKHVLRLSTDITVMPNGSGDTTFNYVQVLMNFVAAVAVTGVWSVVDRRRTEYVKAHDVLHANVRYVLAMSMLSYGLAKLFKSQFPFPSPDRLAQPLGDFSPMGLLWNFMGYSTGYNVFTGGAEFLGGCLLLFRRTTTLGALVVAGVMVNVVALNFFYDVPVKLYSSHLLLMSLFLVLPDARRLLDVLVLNRATQPRPLQPPFPPSRWLSGAGLVMKVLVVGGIAYGFGSSRLEFIRKYGDSAPRPPFYGYYTVDSFTQDGQRLDATSGDARRWKVVNVSRFGRMNIKRMDDTVKSYGLEEDAPKKTLTLIEGQDDTAKKFVLAYTRSDANQLVLQGTLQEAAIEVRLTRVDESKFLLLNRGFNWIQEAPFNR